One window from the genome of Asterias rubens chromosome 11, eAstRub1.3, whole genome shotgun sequence encodes:
- the LOC117296300 gene encoding proteinase R-like, producing the protein MKLLILCLFLAVAYGGLAPLHLAKTRGVPNRYIVKIKVRSIDGVEYIEQDGVGELLTKYWAPSWGIDRIDQRSGTDGTFTININNPGKGVKIYAVGTGLQITHSVFTHRARLLYGKSDASGHGTHCAGIAGGATYGVARDALLRSVRICDSVGQCYISRLFEGLDAVSKDGSLVTNKGVVMIPLAFGSSSSINTIVQKLWDEGFVVTTAAGNAFSSACDTSPQSLSDIITVAGTDKDDRRLSYSSYGSCVDIFAPCKDILSATFSSSSNSATATASGTSFACAHMAGRFKSTGH; encoded by the exons ATGAAGCTCCTCATTCTGTGCCTGTTTTTGGCCGTAGCTTACGGCGGACTAGCCCCACTCCATCTCGCCAAGACGCGGGGCGTTCCCAATAGATATATCGTAAAGATAAAG GTACGTTCCATTGATGGTGTGGAGTACATTGAGCAAGACGGCGTCGGTGAACTCCTGACGAAATATTGGGCCCCATCTTGGGGGATCGACCGGATTGATCAACGCTCCGGAACAGACGGAACCTTCACGATCAATATAAATA ATCCAGGCAAGGGGGTGAAAATCTATGCAGTTGGCACCGGTCTCCAGATAACCCACTCCGTATTCACTCATCGGGCCAGGCTACTGTACGGAAAGAGCGATGCCTCCGGTCACGGAACCCACTGTGCAGGCATTGCTGGTGGGGCGACTTACGGCGTAGCTCGAGACGCTCTGCTGAGAAGTGTACGGATTTGCGACTCGGTTGGACAATGTTACATTTCAAGACTCTTTGAAG GTTTGGACGCTGTGAGCAAAGACGGTTCGCTGGTAACCAACAAGGGAGTTGTAATGATACCACTAGCCTTCGGCTCGTCATCGTCCATCAACACCATTGTACAAAAGTTATGGGATGAAGGTTTCGTAGTTACCACCGCAGCTGGTAATGCATTCTCAAGTGCTTGTGATACATCACCACAATCTCTTTCAGAT ATAATTACAGTTGCCGGGACGGATAAAGACGACAGACGTTTAAGTTATTCAAGCTACGGTTCGTGTGTTGACATCTTTGCTCCTTGCAAGGATATTCTAAGTGCTACATTTAGTTCTTCAAGCAACAGTGCTACAGCGACTGCGTCTGGGACGTCTTTTGCGTGCGCACACATGGCAGGTAGGTTTAAAAGCACTGGCCactaa